A region of Oncorhynchus masou masou isolate Uvic2021 chromosome 29, UVic_Omas_1.1, whole genome shotgun sequence DNA encodes the following proteins:
- the LOC135518971 gene encoding PTB domain-containing engulfment adapter protein 1 isoform X1 translates to MNRAFNRKKDKSWMHTPDALAKHYIPYNAKFLGNTEVDQPKGTEIVKEAVRKLKFQRHIKKSEGQKTQKVELQISIYGVKILDPKTKGVQYNCQLHRISFCADDKTDKRIFTFICKDSESNKHLCYVFDSEKCAEEVTLTIGQAFDLAYKKFLESGGKDVETRKQIGTLQKRIQELETENSGLKKQLWELEEQLMIAPVPPQLHINSTNEAYMLSRPSSLFWCHNLTSFSCLEISSVTLTPMSSPESNLSAGLLTPPPAKSALLPKPADGCSIPRPRAGSISLKPPMSTDVFDMVPFSAVTPLVPIPASNGTPPPPTTSPPDMSKDLFGAEPFDPFTCGQADFPPDIQSRLDEMQEGFKMGLTLEATVFSLEPLGGRC, encoded by the exons ATAAATCCTGGATGCACACTCCAGATGCGCTGGCAAAGCATTACATACCCTACAATGCCAAG TTTCTTGGAAACACAGAAGTTGACCAACCGAAAGGCACAGAGATTGTTAAGGAAGCAGTTAGAAAGTTAAAG TTTCAAAGGCATATCAAGAAGTCAGAGGGACAGAAGACACAAAAAGTGGAATTACAAATCTCCATTTACGGAGTAAAGATCTTAGATCCCAAGACAAAA GGTGTCCAGTACAACTGCCAGTTGCATAGGATATCCTTCTGTGCAGATGACAAGACTGATAAAAGGATATTCACCTTCATCTGCAAAGACTCCGAATCAAACAAACACCTCTGCTACGTGTTTGACAGTGAAAAATGC GCAGAGGAGGTAACACTCACTATTGGCCAGGCGTTTGACTTGGCCTACAAGAAGTTCCTCGAGTCTGGTGGGAAAGATGTGGAGACACGGAAACAGATAGGAACCTTACAGAAAAGA ATTCAAGAACTGGAAACGGAAAATTCTGGGCTTAAGAAGCAGCTTTGGGAACTGGAAGAGCAATTGATGATTGCTCCTGTACCACCA CAGCTGCACATAAACTCTACTAACGAGGCCTACATGCTCTCAAGACCCTCCTCGCTCTTCTGGTGTCACAATCTGACGTCCTTCTCGTGTCTCGAGATCTCCTCGGTCACACTCACCCCTATGAGCTCGCCCGAGTCCAACCTCTCGGCAGGCCTACTAACCCCTCCTCCGGCTAAGTCAGCTCTCCTCCCAAAGCCTGCCGACGGGTGCAGCATCCCCCGGCCTCGC GCTGGCAGCATCTCCTTGAAACCCCCGATGTCCACAGACGTTTTTGACATGGTTCCCTTCTCTGCTGTCACACCCCTGGTGCCAATTCCCGCAAGCAACGGcacaccccctccccccactacATCTCCTCCAGACATGA gtaAAGACCTTTTTGGAGCGGAACCCTTCGATCCGTTCACCTGTGGGCAAGCTGACTTCCCACCAGATATTCAGTCCAGGCTGGACGAGATGCAG GAGGGGTTCAAAATGGGACTAACCCTAGAGGCCACTGTCTTTTCTCTTGAGCCACTAGGCGGTCGCTGCTGA
- the LOC135518971 gene encoding PTB domain-containing engulfment adapter protein 1 isoform X5 has translation MNRAFNRKKDKSWMHTPDALAKHYIPYNAKFLGNTEVDQPKGTEIVKEAVRKLKFQRHIKKSEGQKTQKVELQISIYGVKILDPKTKGVQYNCQLHRISFCADDKTDKRIFTFICKDSESNKHLCYVFDSEKCAEEVTLTIGQAFDLAYKKFLESGGKDVETRKQIGTLQKRIQELETENSGLKKQLWELEEQLMIAPVPPAGSISLKPPMSTDVFDMVPFSAVTPLVPIPASNGTPPPPTTSPPDMSKDLFGAEPFDPFTCGQADFPPDIQSRLDEMQEGFKMGLTLEATVFSLEPLGGRC, from the exons ATAAATCCTGGATGCACACTCCAGATGCGCTGGCAAAGCATTACATACCCTACAATGCCAAG TTTCTTGGAAACACAGAAGTTGACCAACCGAAAGGCACAGAGATTGTTAAGGAAGCAGTTAGAAAGTTAAAG TTTCAAAGGCATATCAAGAAGTCAGAGGGACAGAAGACACAAAAAGTGGAATTACAAATCTCCATTTACGGAGTAAAGATCTTAGATCCCAAGACAAAA GGTGTCCAGTACAACTGCCAGTTGCATAGGATATCCTTCTGTGCAGATGACAAGACTGATAAAAGGATATTCACCTTCATCTGCAAAGACTCCGAATCAAACAAACACCTCTGCTACGTGTTTGACAGTGAAAAATGC GCAGAGGAGGTAACACTCACTATTGGCCAGGCGTTTGACTTGGCCTACAAGAAGTTCCTCGAGTCTGGTGGGAAAGATGTGGAGACACGGAAACAGATAGGAACCTTACAGAAAAGA ATTCAAGAACTGGAAACGGAAAATTCTGGGCTTAAGAAGCAGCTTTGGGAACTGGAAGAGCAATTGATGATTGCTCCTGTACCACCA GCTGGCAGCATCTCCTTGAAACCCCCGATGTCCACAGACGTTTTTGACATGGTTCCCTTCTCTGCTGTCACACCCCTGGTGCCAATTCCCGCAAGCAACGGcacaccccctccccccactacATCTCCTCCAGACATGA gtaAAGACCTTTTTGGAGCGGAACCCTTCGATCCGTTCACCTGTGGGCAAGCTGACTTCCCACCAGATATTCAGTCCAGGCTGGACGAGATGCAG GAGGGGTTCAAAATGGGACTAACCCTAGAGGCCACTGTCTTTTCTCTTGAGCCACTAGGCGGTCGCTGCTGA
- the LOC135518971 gene encoding PTB domain-containing engulfment adapter protein 1 isoform X4, which produces MSGWNIGKYTGGISKTQGFSSMNRAFNRKKDKSWMHTPDALAKHYIPYNAKFLGNTEVDQPKGTEIVKEAVRKLKFQRHIKKSEGQKTQKVELQISIYGVKILDPKTKGVQYNCQLHRISFCADDKTDKRIFTFICKDSESNKHLCYVFDSEKCAEEVTLTIGQAFDLAYKKFLESGGKDVETRKQIGTLQKRIQELETENSGLKKQLWELEEQLMIAPVPPQLHINSTNEAYMLSRPSSLFWCHNLTSFSCLEISSVTLTPMSSPESNLSAGLLTPPPAKSALLPKPADGCSIPRPRAGSISLKPPMSTDVFDMVPFSAVTPLVPIPASNGTPPPPTTSPPDMSKDLFGAEPFDPFTCGQADFPPDIQSRLDEMQEGFKMGLTLEATVFSLEPLGGRC; this is translated from the exons ATAAATCCTGGATGCACACTCCAGATGCGCTGGCAAAGCATTACATACCCTACAATGCCAAG TTTCTTGGAAACACAGAAGTTGACCAACCGAAAGGCACAGAGATTGTTAAGGAAGCAGTTAGAAAGTTAAAG TTTCAAAGGCATATCAAGAAGTCAGAGGGACAGAAGACACAAAAAGTGGAATTACAAATCTCCATTTACGGAGTAAAGATCTTAGATCCCAAGACAAAA GGTGTCCAGTACAACTGCCAGTTGCATAGGATATCCTTCTGTGCAGATGACAAGACTGATAAAAGGATATTCACCTTCATCTGCAAAGACTCCGAATCAAACAAACACCTCTGCTACGTGTTTGACAGTGAAAAATGC GCAGAGGAGGTAACACTCACTATTGGCCAGGCGTTTGACTTGGCCTACAAGAAGTTCCTCGAGTCTGGTGGGAAAGATGTGGAGACACGGAAACAGATAGGAACCTTACAGAAAAGA ATTCAAGAACTGGAAACGGAAAATTCTGGGCTTAAGAAGCAGCTTTGGGAACTGGAAGAGCAATTGATGATTGCTCCTGTACCACCA CAGCTGCACATAAACTCTACTAACGAGGCCTACATGCTCTCAAGACCCTCCTCGCTCTTCTGGTGTCACAATCTGACGTCCTTCTCGTGTCTCGAGATCTCCTCGGTCACACTCACCCCTATGAGCTCGCCCGAGTCCAACCTCTCGGCAGGCCTACTAACCCCTCCTCCGGCTAAGTCAGCTCTCCTCCCAAAGCCTGCCGACGGGTGCAGCATCCCCCGGCCTCGC GCTGGCAGCATCTCCTTGAAACCCCCGATGTCCACAGACGTTTTTGACATGGTTCCCTTCTCTGCTGTCACACCCCTGGTGCCAATTCCCGCAAGCAACGGcacaccccctccccccactacATCTCCTCCAGACATGA gtaAAGACCTTTTTGGAGCGGAACCCTTCGATCCGTTCACCTGTGGGCAAGCTGACTTCCCACCAGATATTCAGTCCAGGCTGGACGAGATGCAG GAGGGGTTCAAAATGGGACTAACCCTAGAGGCCACTGTCTTTTCTCTTGAGCCACTAGGCGGTCGCTGCTGA
- the LOC135518971 gene encoding PTB domain-containing engulfment adapter protein 1 isoform X6 has protein sequence MNRAFNRKKDKSWMHTPDALAKHYIPYNAKFLGNTEVDQPKGTEIVKEAVRKLKFQRHIKKSEGQKTQKVELQISIYGVKILDPKTKGVQYNCQLHRISFCADDKTDKRIFTFICKDSESNKHLCYVFDSEKCAEEVTLTIGQAFDLAYKKFLESGGKDVETRKQIGTLQKRIQELETENSGLKKQLWELEEQLMIAPVPPAGSISLKPPMSTDVFDMVPFSAVTPLVPIPASNGTPPPPTTSPPDMSKDLFGAEPFDPFTCGQADFPPDIQSRLDEMQRQRWRGSKWD, from the exons ATAAATCCTGGATGCACACTCCAGATGCGCTGGCAAAGCATTACATACCCTACAATGCCAAG TTTCTTGGAAACACAGAAGTTGACCAACCGAAAGGCACAGAGATTGTTAAGGAAGCAGTTAGAAAGTTAAAG TTTCAAAGGCATATCAAGAAGTCAGAGGGACAGAAGACACAAAAAGTGGAATTACAAATCTCCATTTACGGAGTAAAGATCTTAGATCCCAAGACAAAA GGTGTCCAGTACAACTGCCAGTTGCATAGGATATCCTTCTGTGCAGATGACAAGACTGATAAAAGGATATTCACCTTCATCTGCAAAGACTCCGAATCAAACAAACACCTCTGCTACGTGTTTGACAGTGAAAAATGC GCAGAGGAGGTAACACTCACTATTGGCCAGGCGTTTGACTTGGCCTACAAGAAGTTCCTCGAGTCTGGTGGGAAAGATGTGGAGACACGGAAACAGATAGGAACCTTACAGAAAAGA ATTCAAGAACTGGAAACGGAAAATTCTGGGCTTAAGAAGCAGCTTTGGGAACTGGAAGAGCAATTGATGATTGCTCCTGTACCACCA GCTGGCAGCATCTCCTTGAAACCCCCGATGTCCACAGACGTTTTTGACATGGTTCCCTTCTCTGCTGTCACACCCCTGGTGCCAATTCCCGCAAGCAACGGcacaccccctccccccactacATCTCCTCCAGACATGA gtaAAGACCTTTTTGGAGCGGAACCCTTCGATCCGTTCACCTGTGGGCAAGCTGACTTCCCACCAGATATTCAGTCCAGGCTGGACGAGATGCAG CGTCAGAGATG GAGGGGTTCAAAATGGGACTAA
- the LOC135518971 gene encoding PTB domain-containing engulfment adapter protein 1 isoform X2, which translates to MNRAFNRKKDKSWMHTPDALAKHYIPYNAKFLGNTEVDQPKGTEIVKEAVRKLKFQRHIKKSEGQKTQKVELQISIYGVKILDPKTKGVQYNCQLHRISFCADDKTDKRIFTFICKDSESNKHLCYVFDSEKCAEEVTLTIGQAFDLAYKKFLESGGKDVETRKQIGTLQKRIQELETENSGLKKQLWELEEQLMIAPVPPQLHINSTNEAYMLSRPSSLFWCHNLTSFSCLEISSVTLTPMSSPESNLSAGLLTPPPAKSALLPKPADGCSIPRPRAGSISLKPPMSTDVFDMVPFSAVTPLVPIPASNGTPPPPTTSPPDMSKDLFGAEPFDPFTCGQADFPPDIQSRLDEMQRQRWRGSKWD; encoded by the exons ATAAATCCTGGATGCACACTCCAGATGCGCTGGCAAAGCATTACATACCCTACAATGCCAAG TTTCTTGGAAACACAGAAGTTGACCAACCGAAAGGCACAGAGATTGTTAAGGAAGCAGTTAGAAAGTTAAAG TTTCAAAGGCATATCAAGAAGTCAGAGGGACAGAAGACACAAAAAGTGGAATTACAAATCTCCATTTACGGAGTAAAGATCTTAGATCCCAAGACAAAA GGTGTCCAGTACAACTGCCAGTTGCATAGGATATCCTTCTGTGCAGATGACAAGACTGATAAAAGGATATTCACCTTCATCTGCAAAGACTCCGAATCAAACAAACACCTCTGCTACGTGTTTGACAGTGAAAAATGC GCAGAGGAGGTAACACTCACTATTGGCCAGGCGTTTGACTTGGCCTACAAGAAGTTCCTCGAGTCTGGTGGGAAAGATGTGGAGACACGGAAACAGATAGGAACCTTACAGAAAAGA ATTCAAGAACTGGAAACGGAAAATTCTGGGCTTAAGAAGCAGCTTTGGGAACTGGAAGAGCAATTGATGATTGCTCCTGTACCACCA CAGCTGCACATAAACTCTACTAACGAGGCCTACATGCTCTCAAGACCCTCCTCGCTCTTCTGGTGTCACAATCTGACGTCCTTCTCGTGTCTCGAGATCTCCTCGGTCACACTCACCCCTATGAGCTCGCCCGAGTCCAACCTCTCGGCAGGCCTACTAACCCCTCCTCCGGCTAAGTCAGCTCTCCTCCCAAAGCCTGCCGACGGGTGCAGCATCCCCCGGCCTCGC GCTGGCAGCATCTCCTTGAAACCCCCGATGTCCACAGACGTTTTTGACATGGTTCCCTTCTCTGCTGTCACACCCCTGGTGCCAATTCCCGCAAGCAACGGcacaccccctccccccactacATCTCCTCCAGACATGA gtaAAGACCTTTTTGGAGCGGAACCCTTCGATCCGTTCACCTGTGGGCAAGCTGACTTCCCACCAGATATTCAGTCCAGGCTGGACGAGATGCAG CGTCAGAGATG GAGGGGTTCAAAATGGGACTAA